AGGGGATTCGCAGCCACGTGCGGCGCGCGCTCCAGCTCGGCGCGACGCCCGCCGAGGTGCTCGAGACTTTCGAGTCGGCGCTGGCCCCCTGCGGGATGATGGTCCTCCTGGCGGGTTGTACGGCGCTCAAGGAAGTGCTTGATGAGGGGGACTGATCTCCGCCGGGGCGCCGCCGGAGCCCATATGCCCATGGATGAAGCGGATCGATTATAATGCGCACCGAAACGGTGAACACCATTTGAGGGGGAAACGAAAATGACGGTTCAAGAACTGCTGGAGAAGTTCCCGGAAATTCCCGAGGATTTGCACGGTGAGCCTGTCCTCGCCCGGTTCGCCGGGGCGTTCGCGGAGCAGCTGCGCATCGCCCAAAAGCCCTCGGCCTGCTCCACCGGCTACGATCCGGGGAATCATTTTTACATGAAGCTGGTCAATCCGATGGCCATCTACCGCCTGGGCCTGATGAAGCGCGAGATGGTGCTCCAGAAGCTGGAGGCGCTCCTCGATCAATTTGCCGCCGATCCCTCGAAACTCATCCCGGAAGATGTGGTCGCCTCGGAGATCAGGGGCCCCGGCTGTGAGTAGCTCTTAAGGCAAAGTCATGCCCGAGTCTCCCGGTATCCCGCGGCGGATTCTCGTCGCCATCGGCGGCAACGCCACCTATCCGGCCGGAATCAAGGGCACGGCCGAGGAGCAGGCCGCGGTCGCCGCGGCGACGGGCCGCGCCCTCCTTCCCTTGATGTGCCTGGACAACGAACTGATCATCACCCACGGCAACGGGCCGGTGGTCGGGCGCATCCTGATGCGGATGATCGCCAGCCGCGCGCTTGCGACCCCCATGCCGCTCGATATCTGCGTCGCCCACAGCCAGGGCGGCATCGCCTACCTCCTCATGCAGGCGTTCGAGAATGCCCTTCGCGATGATGGAAATCCGCGCCATGTGGTCTGCCTGCTCACCCAGGTGGAGGTGGACCCGGAAGATCCGGCTTTTCAAAATCCGACGAAGCCCATCGGCCAGTTTTATTCGGAGGAAGAAGCCAAGGGGATCGAAAAGGACCTCGGCTGGAAGATGAAAGAGGATGCGGGCCGGGGGTGGCGCCACGTCGTGCCCTCTCCCCGGCCCCGGCACATCGTGGACATCTCCCTGATCCGGGCGATCGCCGAGCGGGGCGCCGTGGTGATCGCCGGCGGCGGCGGCGGCATCCCCGTCGTGCGGGATGCGAAAGGCCTCCGGCACGGGGTCGAGGCGGTGATCGACAAGGATCTGACCTCGGCCCTCATGGCGAACGTGCTCGGCATCGACACGATGGTGATCCTGACGGCGGTTCACCGCGTCGCCATCCACTTCGGAAGGCCGGAGGAAACCGGCCTGGAACACGTCACGCTGCCGGAGATGAAAAAATACCGCGCGGCGGGCCACTTTCCGCCGGGGAGCATGGGGCCCAAGATCGAGGCCGCTATCCAGTTTTTAGAAAACGGCGGAAAGCGCGTCGTCATCGGCCATCTGGAAGAGGCGCTCCCCGCCCTCCGGGGGGAGACGGGGACCACGATCACCCTCGGCTGAACGATGCCCGCCCGCTCCGCTTCCGTGGGAAAACCCGTGAATTCCGCATTCGAATTTCAGGTAGAAGAACTTGGAAGCGCGGCGGCCGCTGCGCTGGCGGCGGCCCCCGGGGGCGAGGTGATCGCCGTTTTCCGGCGGAGCTTTTACGTCAAAGGCGCCGGCGGCGGACTGGTTTGCATCGGGCCGCCCGGAATCGGGGCGGGGCCGCTCAACGCCATCTGCGAGCTGCCCGAAGGGCTGGACTGGGAGGCGAGCGGTCTCCATGCGGGGGATTCCGTGTCGATCGCGGAAGAAAATCTCACGGTGGGAGGCCGTTTCTCTTTCGGCTTGAAAAATATGGCGCGCTGGCACCCGCCACTGCCCGCCTTTTGCAAAAAGCCGGAACTGGAAGAAGGACTCCGCGCGCTGGCCGGGAACGGGGCAGACCGCTTTCCCGAGGAGGGCCTCGGCCGGCTGATCCCCTGGCTGCTGAACGGGCGGGCCGTTGCCACAGGAGCCGAAAATCCTTTCCTGAAAGCGGGGATGGAGGGCGCATCCGCCCTGTATGACTGGATGTGCGGCGCGGGAGGAGATGGCGGTGCGCCGCCCCCGGAGGCGGCAACGGCGCTGATCGGCCTCGGCCCCGGCCTGACGCCCTCGGGGGATGATTTGATCGGGGGCGCCATGATCGCCCTGCGCGCCCTGGGCCGGGAAGACATGGCAAAACGGCTGGCCGATTGGGCGCTTCCGCTGGCGGAGGTGCGCACCGGCGAGATCAGCTGTGCCCACCTGCGTTGCGCCGCCCGGGGGGAGGGCGCCGCCGCGCTGCACGCGGCGCTCGGATGGCTCATGGCCCCGGCCGGCGAGGTGGAGCTGGAGCTGGAGGCCGCCCTCGATCGCATCGGCGCCATCGGGCACACCTCCGGCTGGGATGCCCTCGCCGGAGCCACCCTGGCATGCGCCGCCTGGGCCGCCTGGGTATAAGAGCGGCGCGCGGCTGAGTCCGCCCGCTTATTTCTTCTTCTTGTAGGGATCGCGGAAAGAGTAATCCGGCTTCCACGCCCCGGGCGGGTCGTGCTGGCCGGGGTCGTGGCCGTCCCGCTTGATCCGGTCCTTGAACCAGGGCTTGTTGACGGCGTTCGTGTCCGGGTCCATCGGCGCCATGTCGCAGAAGAGTTCGATGGCGTTGCCCGAGGGGTCGCAGAAGTACATGGCCCGGTTCTCCCCCCAGAATTTATCGCCCTCGGGATGGGTCGGGCTGTGGACCACCGGTCCGTAGAAGACATCAATCCCCAATCCCTTGAGGTATTCGTCCCAGGCGTCGATCTGGGCCCTGGATTCGAGCTGGAAGGCCATGTGGTGGATGCCGGGCCGGAGGATGTCGAAGGAGTTGCCCTCGGGCGCGGGCATCTCGCCCTTGGGCCAGAAGACGAGATTCAGGTCGTGGTGCAGTTCGGTGCACCGCATGAAGCAAAGGCCGAAGGGAAAATCGCCTACCTGTCCCGGCGGATAGATTTCGGTGACGGTGAATCCCAGCTTGTTCACGTAAAAATCGAGGGCCTGATCGATGTCGTGCACCTTGATGGCGTTGTGCTGCAGCCTCACAAAGCCGGATGGCGGTTTCGGCATTTCCATGTTCCTCCAAATTTCCCGGCCGGAATCGGGCAAAGACGGAACGCGGCGGCAGGCGCGGTTTCTTTTCCGCGCGCGCGCTCTGCTTTCAAGACGACAAGGTCTTTTATGTTCCTCCATCTCCCGGAGAAGATCAAGTTTGGCGCCACATGCCGGAATGCGCGCGAAACGCTATATTGGGGGAAAGGCGAAGAGATTCTCTCGTATCCGAAGGAGGAATGGGTCATGGCCGTTTCGATTCGTACGGTGGATTACTATTGCGTGATGTGCTCGAATCGTCCGGGGTCCGGGGCGTCATTGCTGGAGGAGCTCCGCGGTGCCGGCGTGAACTTTCTCGCGGTCCACGCTTTTCCTGAAAAGCGCCGCACCCAGGTGGATCTGGTGCCCGAGCGGGCGGGTGACATGCTGCGCGCCGCGAAGCGGCTGGGCGTGCAGGTGAGCAAAAAGAAAAAAGCGTTCCTGGCGTCGGGAGACGACCGGGCGGGCCGCCTGGCGGGGATCATGGGCAAGCTGGGCGCCGCAAAGATCAACGTGACGGCGGTGACGGCCCTGTGCGTCGGGAAGGGGCGCTTCGGCGCGATTCTCTGGGTGAAGGCGAAGGATCAGCGCAGGGCGGCGCGGGCGCTCGGGGCGCGGTAGATCATCCGGCGGGCCGGGCGGCGGCGGCGCGCTCCAGCGGGAGTTCCATGAAGACGGCGCCCGCCACGGGGTTTTCGCCGTAGGGGGGCGTCTCCTCGAATCCCAGGGAGCGGTAGAGGGCGTTGGCCTCTTTCATCGAGGGCAGGGTGTGGAGCCGCATGGTGCGGTATCCCAACTCGCGGGCTTTCCGGATGAGGTCCTCGGCCACGCGGCGGCCCAGCCCGCGTCCCCGGAACTGCGGGCGGATGAACAGGCGCGCCATCTCGCAAACGCCCTCCTCAATTTTGAGCAGCCCGATGCAGCCGCCGATCTGTCCCTCCATGCGCTCGAGCCGAACCAGGTGGAAGAGCCCATCGGAGGCTTTGTACAATTCAGGAAGGGTCCGCAACTCGGACTCGAAGTCCTCGAATCAGACCTCGACGCCTTGCCCGTCGTAGTACTCCCGCAAGAGGGCGCGGGCCTCGGAGATGTTTTCCTCGGTGTCGAGCGAAATGTAATTGACCATGGGGAATTCCTTCCTGGAGAAAACACCTGAAAAAAACCGCCTTCTTCCATATTACCGGAGAGACATCCTTGCGAAAAGCCCCGGCTTTGTCCGCTCTGCTGCTGGTTCTTTCTCTTGGCTGCACGGCCGCGCCCCCGGCCGATCGCCCCCTGGCGGGCGGGGCGCCGCACCCGCTGGAGGGGAAGATCTATCTTCCGGCCGAGAAGAAATTTATCTCTGCGGGCGCGCTGATAGCGCGGATGGCCGATGCGGAGATTCTCTACCTGGGAGAGCGGCACGACAATCCCATGCACCATGCGCTTCAGCTGCGGATTTTGAAGGAGATAACGAAGAAGGGGGGAAAGGCCGCGGTGGCCTTCGAGATGTTCCCGCGCGATACCGGTCCGGCGCTCGCGGATTTGCTCTCCCGCCCCGGCGCCGATCTTTCCCGCGTCCCGGAAATCGTCGGCTGGAACAAGCGCGGCTGGCCCGCCTGGGGGATGTATGCGCCGCTGGTGGAGACGGCCTACCTTTCGGGGCACTCCGTCGTGGCGCTCGATCTGCCGCCCCGGTGGGTGCGCCGCGTGGCGCGCGCGGGACTCTCCGCCCTTCCGGATGATATCCGGGGGGAGCTGGCCCTGGGGTCGCCCGATGCCGCGCACAAAGAGCGCGTGATCGAGGATCTTTTCGACTCCCACTGCCGGGTGATCCCGCGGGCGCATCTCGGGGGCCTGTACGCCTCCTGGCGGGCGCGGAACCGGACGATGGCGCGCTCGCTGCAAGCCGCGATGCAAAAAGGGGCGAAGCGCGCCGTCGTGATCACCGGCGGGGGCCACGCCGACAAGACCACGGGGATTCCCCCGGACATTGCCGGACTTTCCCCGAGCCTCCGCCAGTTTTCGCTTTCCTTTGTCGAGGTGCAAGAAGGTATCATCGTGCCTGGGCGGTATATTGACCGTTCCGGCAGCTTCGATACCCTCTGGTTCACGCTTCGCCACGACCGGGAGGACCCCTGCCGCAAATACCGGAAGGCACTGGAACGCCTGCGGGATCGGAAGTGAGGCGCGAGGAATTTTCTCTGTTCGCGCCGGGTTAAAGGAACAGACATCTCCCGCCGCCGGGGAATGGGGAATAAAAGGATGATTCGCTCCAGGTACGGGATTCATGGTTTCCTTTCCGGCGTCCTTGTTCTTCTTTTTGCCGGAGCTCTCCCCGCCCTTGCGGCCCCGAAGGCGGAGCTGTGGGGAAAATGGCTTGCCCACGCGCCGGCCTCCGCGGTGCGCGTGGACCACGCGGCGTGGGGAAAGTTCCTCGCGGTCTACCTGATCAGAGGGAGCGACGGCATCAACCGCTTCGCCTACGGAAAGGTCACCGGCGGCGACAGAAAGATTTTAGAGGAATACATCGCCCGCCTCGCGTCCGCTCCGGTCCGCCGGCTGAACCGCAAGGAACAACTCGCCTTCTGGATCAATCTCTACAACGCCCTCACCGTGAGGGTGATTCTCGATCACTACCCCACCGGCAGCATTTTGAAAATTTCCATCTCCCCCGGCTGGTTTTCCGTCGGCCCGTGGGGAAAGAAGCTCATCGAGATCGAGGGAGAGAAGCTCAGCCTCGATGACATCGAGCACCGCATTCTCCGGCCCATCTGGAAAGACCCCCGCATTCACTACGCCGTCAACTGCGCCTCGATCGGATGTCCCAATCTGGCGGCGAAGCCCTACCTGGCCGAAAGCGCCGATGCCATGCTCACCGAGGGGGCGCAGGCCTACGTCAACCACCCCCGCGGGGCGCGCATCGCGGAGGGAGGGCTCCTCGTTTCGAGCATTTACCACTGGTACAAATCGGACTTCGGCGGAGACGACGCCGGCGTCATCCGCCACCTCAAAAAGTATGCCGCCCCGGCCCTGCGGCGGCGCTTGGGGAAAATCGAGGAAATCGCAGATCATGGCTACGACTGGGCGCTCAACGAAGCCGGCCCCCCCGCCAACTGAGGGAGCTGCGGGATACTGCACGATACTGCGCGTTTTTTTGCGCGGAAGGTGAAACCCGTCCCCGCGCCTTCCTTTGGTTGACCTCCCGGCCCAAGACGACTACATTTGAGTGCCGGATGCAAAATTCGAATTTCGGCAACGGGGAGTTCGTGCATGAGCCGTTTCGCGCTTTGGTTTCAGACCTCCATCGGGGCGAAACTGGTGATGGCCGTCACCGGCATCTTCCTTTTCCTGTTTGTCGTCGGGCACCTTTTGGGAAATTTGCTGATTTTTGCCGGCCCTGAGGCGACAAACGCCTATGCGCAAGGCCTGAAGAATTTGGGCGCCCTGCTCTGGGTGGTCCGGGTGGGACTCCTGGTCGTGTTTCTCCTTCATGTGGGCTCGGCGCTGCGCCTGTGGCGGCTCAACCAGGCGGCCCGCCCGGAGGCCTACGGCGTAACGAACGCCATCGAGGCGACCATGGCCTCGCGCTCCATCGTTCTGACCGGCCTCGTTGTTCTCGCCTTCATCGTCTATCATTTGCTGCACTTCACGCTGGGCGTCACCAATCCGGAATACCTGCAGTATCTGGACCCGAAGGGGCGCCTCGATGTCTACCGGATGGTGCTCACCGGCTTTTCGAGCGCCGCCGTCTCGGGCGCATACGCGGTGGCGGTCATTCTTCTGGGGGTGCACCTCAGCCACGGCGTCTCCAGCCTTTTCCAGACGCTGGGCATCAACCACCCCGGCTACAACAATTTCATCAAGCGATTGGGCTCCATCAGTGCGGTGCTCATCGCCGCCGGATTTCTTTCAATCCCGCTGGCCGTCCTCTCCGGACTTTTGAAGCTCCCCTAGGGAGGCGCATCGAATGACGCTCGATTCACATGTTCCCGCCGGTCCCCTCGCCGAAAAGTGGGACAAGCACCGCTTCGACATGAAGCTGGTCAATCCCGCGAACAAGCGGAAGTACAAGGTGATTGTGGTGGGTTCGGGGCTCGCCGGCGGCGGCGCGGCCGCCACGCTGGGCGAGCTGGGCTATCAGGTCGATTGCTTCTGCTTCCAGGACAGCCCGCGCCGTGCCCACACCATCGCCGCCCAGGGCGGCATCAACGCGGCGAAGAACTACCAGAACGACGGCGACAGCGTCTTCCGCCTGTTCTATGACACCATCAAGGGCGGCGACTTCCGCTCGCGCGAGGCCAACGTCTATCGTCTGGCCCAGGTGAGCGGCGCCATCATCGATCAGTGCGTGGCGATGGGGGTTCCCTTCGCGAGAGAGTACGGCGGCCAGCTGGCGAACCGCTCCTTCGGCGGGGCCCAGGTCTCGCGCACCTTCTATGCGCGCGGTCAAACAGGCCAGCAGCTTCTCCTCGGCGTCTATGCGGAGCTCAGCCGGCAGATCGCCGCCGGCACCGTCACGATGTACCCGCGGACCGAGATGCAGGAGCTGATCGTCATCGGCGGGCAGGCGAAGGGCATCGTCACCCGCAACCTGGTGACGGGCGAGATTCAGTCCCACGTCGCCGACGCGGTAGTCCTGGCCACGGGCGGCTACGGGCCGGTCTTCTATCTTTCGACCAACGCCATGGGCAACAACGTCACGGCATCCTTCAAGGCCTACAAGAAGGGCGCCTACTTCGCGAACCCCTGCTTCACGCAGATTCACCCGACCTGCATCCCGGTGACGGGCGATCACCAGTCGAAGCTGACGCTGATGAGCGAATCGCTCCGCAACGACGGGCGCATCTGGGTGCCCAAGAAGGCGGGTGATAAGCGCCCGCCCAACGAAATTCCCGAGGGCGACCGCGACTACTACCTCGAGCGCATCTATCCGAGCTTCGGAAATCTGGCCCCCCGCGATGTCTCCTCCCGCCAGGCGAAGATCGTCTGCGACGCGGGCCGCGGGGTGGGTGAAACCGGCCTCGGCGTCTATCTCGACTTCAAGGACGCCAGCCAGCGTCTGGGAGAGGACGCGATCCGCGAGCGCTACGGCAACCTCTTCGACATGTACGAGAAGATCACCGGGGAGAACGCCTACCAGGTGCCCATGCGGATCTACCCCGCGATCCACTACACCATGGGCGGGCTGTGGGTGGACTACAACCTGATGAGCAACCTGCCCGGCCTCTTCGTGCTGGGGGAGGCGAACTTCTCCGATCACGGCGCAAACCGCCTCGGGGCGAGCGCCCTGATGCAGGGGCTGGCCGACGGCTATTTCATCAGCCCCTACACCATCGGAAATTATCTCGCGTCCCAGACGCCGGGCGGTGCCTCGTCCGATGCCGACGAGTGCCGCGAGGCCGAGGGGGCGGTGAAGGAGCGGATAGGCAAGCTGCTCTCCATTCAGGGGGAGCGCACGGTGACCTCTTTCCACCGCGAGTTGGGCCTCTTGTTGTGGGAGCACTGCGGCATGTCCCGCAACGAGGCGGGGCTGAAGAAAGCGATCGAGAACGTGCCGGCGATGCGCGAGGAGTTCTGGCAGAACGTCCGGGTTCCCGGCGGCAGCGAGGAGTTCAACCCCGAGCTGGAAAAAGCCGGCCGGGTGGCCGATTTTCTCGAATTCGCCGAGGTCATGCTCCACGACGCCCTCGATCGGGAAGAATCCTGCGGCTGCCACCTCCGCGAGGAATCGCAGACCGAAGAGGGCGAGGCCATCCGGGTCGACAAGGATTATTCCTATGTCGCCGCATGGGAGCATACCGGCGTCGGCGAAAAACCCAAGCTGAACAAGGAAGAACTCGCGTTCGAATCGGTTCATCCCAGCGTGAGGAGCTACAAGTAATGGACCTGACCCTGCGCGTATGGCGCCAACCGAACGCCCGGACCAAGGGCAGGTTTGAGAGCTACGAGGCGAGGAACATCAGCACGGAGATGTCCTTCCTCGA
This is a stretch of genomic DNA from bacterium. It encodes these proteins:
- a CDS encoding DUF547 domain-containing protein, producing MIRSRYGIHGFLSGVLVLLFAGALPALAAPKAELWGKWLAHAPASAVRVDHAAWGKFLAVYLIRGSDGINRFAYGKVTGGDRKILEEYIARLASAPVRRLNRKEQLAFWINLYNALTVRVILDHYPTGSILKISISPGWFSVGPWGKKLIEIEGEKLSLDDIEHRILRPIWKDPRIHYAVNCASIGCPNLAAKPYLAESADAMLTEGAQAYVNHPRGARIAEGGLLVSSIYHWYKSDFGGDDAGVIRHLKKYAAPALRRRLGKIEEIADHGYDWALNEAGPPAN
- a CDS encoding succinate dehydrogenase cytochrome b subunit, with the protein product MSRFALWFQTSIGAKLVMAVTGIFLFLFVVGHLLGNLLIFAGPEATNAYAQGLKNLGALLWVVRVGLLVVFLLHVGSALRLWRLNQAARPEAYGVTNAIEATMASRSIVLTGLVVLAFIVYHLLHFTLGVTNPEYLQYLDPKGRLDVYRMVLTGFSSAAVSGAYAVAVILLGVHLSHGVSSLFQTLGINHPGYNNFIKRLGSISAVLIAAGFLSIPLAVLSGLLKLP
- a CDS encoding GNAT family N-acetyltransferase, which codes for MYKASDGLFHLVRLERMEGQIGGCIGLLKIEEGVCEMARLFIRPQFRGRGLGRRVAEDLIRKARELGYRTMRLHTLPSMKEANALYRSLGFEETPPYGENPVAGAVFMELPLERAAAARPAG
- the arcC gene encoding carbamate kinase; the protein is MPESPGIPRRILVAIGGNATYPAGIKGTAEEQAAVAAATGRALLPLMCLDNELIITHGNGPVVGRILMRMIASRALATPMPLDICVAHSQGGIAYLLMQAFENALRDDGNPRHVVCLLTQVEVDPEDPAFQNPTKPIGQFYSEEEAKGIEKDLGWKMKEDAGRGWRHVVPSPRPRHIVDISLIRAIAERGAVVIAGGGGGIPVVRDAKGLRHGVEAVIDKDLTSALMANVLGIDTMVILTAVHRVAIHFGRPEETGLEHVTLPEMKKYRAAGHFPPGSMGPKIEAAIQFLENGGKRVVIGHLEEALPALRGETGTTITLG
- a CDS encoding ChaN family lipoprotein, which encodes MRKAPALSALLLVLSLGCTAAPPADRPLAGGAPHPLEGKIYLPAEKKFISAGALIARMADAEILYLGERHDNPMHHALQLRILKEITKKGGKAAVAFEMFPRDTGPALADLLSRPGADLSRVPEIVGWNKRGWPAWGMYAPLVETAYLSGHSVVALDLPPRWVRRVARAGLSALPDDIRGELALGSPDAAHKERVIEDLFDSHCRVIPRAHLGGLYASWRARNRTMARSLQAAMQKGAKRAVVITGGGHADKTTGIPPDIAGLSPSLRQFSLSFVEVQEGIIVPGRYIDRSGSFDTLWFTLRHDREDPCRKYRKALERLRDRK
- a CDS encoding DUF2877 domain-containing protein, whose translation is MNSAFEFQVEELGSAAAAALAAAPGGEVIAVFRRSFYVKGAGGGLVCIGPPGIGAGPLNAICELPEGLDWEASGLHAGDSVSIAEENLTVGGRFSFGLKNMARWHPPLPAFCKKPELEEGLRALAGNGADRFPEEGLGRLIPWLLNGRAVATGAENPFLKAGMEGASALYDWMCGAGGDGGAPPPEAATALIGLGPGLTPSGDDLIGGAMIALRALGREDMAKRLADWALPLAEVRTGEISCAHLRCAARGEGAAALHAALGWLMAPAGEVELELEAALDRIGAIGHTSGWDALAGATLACAAWAAWV
- a CDS encoding VOC family protein produces the protein MPKPPSGFVRLQHNAIKVHDIDQALDFYVNKLGFTVTEIYPPGQVGDFPFGLCFMRCTELHHDLNLVFWPKGEMPAPEGNSFDILRPGIHHMAFQLESRAQIDAWDEYLKGLGIDVFYGPVVHSPTHPEGDKFWGENRAMYFCDPSGNAIELFCDMAPMDPDTNAVNKPWFKDRIKRDGHDPGQHDPPGAWKPDYSFRDPYKKKK
- a CDS encoding fumarate reductase/succinate dehydrogenase flavoprotein subunit — encoded protein: MTLDSHVPAGPLAEKWDKHRFDMKLVNPANKRKYKVIVVGSGLAGGGAAATLGELGYQVDCFCFQDSPRRAHTIAAQGGINAAKNYQNDGDSVFRLFYDTIKGGDFRSREANVYRLAQVSGAIIDQCVAMGVPFAREYGGQLANRSFGGAQVSRTFYARGQTGQQLLLGVYAELSRQIAAGTVTMYPRTEMQELIVIGGQAKGIVTRNLVTGEIQSHVADAVVLATGGYGPVFYLSTNAMGNNVTASFKAYKKGAYFANPCFTQIHPTCIPVTGDHQSKLTLMSESLRNDGRIWVPKKAGDKRPPNEIPEGDRDYYLERIYPSFGNLAPRDVSSRQAKIVCDAGRGVGETGLGVYLDFKDASQRLGEDAIRERYGNLFDMYEKITGENAYQVPMRIYPAIHYTMGGLWVDYNLMSNLPGLFVLGEANFSDHGANRLGASALMQGLADGYFISPYTIGNYLASQTPGGASSDADECREAEGAVKERIGKLLSIQGERTVTSFHRELGLLLWEHCGMSRNEAGLKKAIENVPAMREEFWQNVRVPGGSEEFNPELEKAGRVADFLEFAEVMLHDALDREESCGCHLREESQTEEGEAIRVDKDYSYVAAWEHTGVGEKPKLNKEELAFESVHPSVRSYK